In Euphorbia lathyris chromosome 10, ddEupLath1.1, whole genome shotgun sequence, a single genomic region encodes these proteins:
- the LOC136209715 gene encoding probable aspartyl protease At4g16563, which yields MASSSSSLLLLLLLLPFTAPSPIKLSLTPTTIHPSPSDPLKTLNHLASLSISRAHHLKSSKSKIPPINTPLYSRSYGGYSISLNFGTPPQTVNLILDTGSSLVWFPCTSNYLCSGCNFPNSDVSNTPKFIPKSSSSSKVIGCQNPKCAWVFGSNIESQCHNCDSRSQNCTQACPPYIIQYGLGSTAGRLLSESLDFPNVTTIPNFLVGCSLFSTRQPEGIAGFGRSSESLPRQSSLKKFSHCLISRRFDDTPVSSELVLDRDSNSGDTKTKGVSYTPFLTNPGTNLVFQDYYYLMLRKIIVGDIDVKVPYSFLAPGADGNSGTIVDSGSTFTFMEEPVFELVAKAFEKQMRNYSIAIDVQNQTGLRPCFDISGEKSVIVPELIFHFKGGAKMELPLSNYFAFLDVGVVCLTIVSNTPAAAGGSRGGGPAIILGNFQQQNFYVEYDLENNRFGFKKQNCA from the coding sequence atggcttcctcctcctcctctctcctcctcctcctcctcctcctcccgttCACCGCCCCATCTCCGATCAAACTCTCCCTCACTCCCACCACAATCCACCCCTCCCCCTCCGACCCCCTCAAAACCCTCAATCACTTAGCCTCCCTCTCCATCTCCAGAGCTCACCATCTCAAATCCTCCAAATCCAAAATCCCCCCAATCAACACCCCCCTCTACTCCCGGAGCTACGGCGGCTACTCAATTTCGTTGAACTTCGGTACTCCGCCGCAGACGGTGAATCTCATTTTGGATACTGGTAGTAGTCTTGTTTGGTTCCCTTGTACTTCTAATTATCTTTGCTCTGGTTGTAATTTCCCTAATTCTGATGTTTCTAATACCCCtaaattcatccctaaatcttcttcttcctctaagGTTATCGGTTGTCAAAATCCGAAATGTGCTTGGGTTTTCGGATCTAATATTGAATCTCAATGTCATAATTGTGATTCCAGGTCTCAGAATTGTACTCAGGCGTGTCCGCCGTATATAATCCAGTACGGATTAGGTTCTACGGCGGGACGGTTATTATCGGAATCTCTTGATTTCCCGAATGTGACAACTATCCCCAATTTCCTCGTCGGTTGCTCTCTTTTCTCAACGCGACAACCGGAAGGAATCGCTGGATTCGGTCGGAGCTCGGAGTCGCTCCCGCGTCAATCGAGTTTAAAGAAATTCTCTCATTGCTTAATCTCTCGCCGGTTCGATGATACTCCGGTGAGCAGCGAGCTTGTTCTTGACAGAGATTCGAATTCCGGTGATACGAAGACAAAAGGTGTAAGTTACACTCCGTTCCTCACCAATCCGGGaactaacctcgtttttcaggATTATTACTATCTAATGTTGCGAAAAATCATCGTCGGCGATATAGATGTTAAAGTGCCGTACAGTTTTTTAGCGCCGGGAGCCGACGGGAACAGCGGGACGATAGTGGATTCAGGTTCGACTTTCACTTTCATGGAGGAACCAGTTTTTGAACTTGTAGCGAAAGCATTTGAGAAGCAAATGCGAAATTACAGTATTGCCATTGATGTTCAGAATCAGACCGGATTACGGCCGTGTTTTGACATTTCCGGCGAGAAATCGGTGATTGTACCGGAGTTGATTTTTCATTTCAAAGGTGGAGCTAAGATGGAACTGCCATTATCGAATTACTTCGCGTTCCTCGATGTCGGAGTCGTCTGTTTAACGATTGTAAGTAACACTCCCGCCGCCGCCGGTGGAAGCCGCGGCGGTGGTCCGGCGATTATTTTGGGGAATTTTCAGCAGCAGAATTTTTATGTAGAGTATGATTTGGAGAATAATAGATTTGGATTTAAGAAACAAAATTGTGCATAA